The segment GTTTCAATGCCGATCTCCTGGGAGGAAGTAGAGCAGCGCAGTATTCATCCATATCAATTTACTATGACTAATGTTTTGGACCAGATAAGAGAAAGGGACACGCTTTTTCAGGGTGTACTCACCAAAAGACAGAAACTGCCGCCGATTCATTAGCATGAATTTTTTTCAATAAGAAGGAAATTGCCCTTCTACCCCGAAAGCATTGAAAAAAGGTTTTCGGGATGGGGAGCGTTTATGAAGGATATTTGTTGGCTGGGTTTAAGTCAAGTACCGGGTTTTGGTCCGAGGTCATTAAAGCAGCTTCTGCAGGAATTCAGCAGTGTTGAAGAGTTATGGACATGTTCTGCTGAACTGTTGCGCCAAACAGCAATATCTCAGGCGCAGATTGAAACCTTTTTGCAGTTCCGAAAGAATTTTGACCCGCACAGGGAGACTGCACTGCTTTTAGAAAACGGAATTTATTTTATCCATCTTGATCATCCCGATTACCCGGAAAGGCTGACATGGCTTTACGACCCACCACTGGTGCTTTACTACCGTGGGGATATTACTATATTAAAGGATGAGACAATCGGGGTGGTTGGTTCCCGCAGGGCCACTGCGTATGGTGCAAAGGTGGCCTATAACTTAGCGTCTGACCTAGCATCCAGTGGGTTAGTTATTGTCAGTGGAATGGCTCGTGGCATTGATACAGCAGCTCATAAGGGCGCTCTAGGTGCCCAGGGCAAGACTGTAGCGGTTTTGGGTTCAGGCGTGGATATTTGCTATCCTAAACAAAATAAAGAGATTTATCAGGAAATTTGCACCAAAGGTTTGGTAATATCGGAATTTCCTCCTAATACTCCTCCCGAAGCGAGGAATTTTCCTATTCGGAACCGAGTTATTAGTGGTTTGAGTTCTGGAGTAGTAGTGGTAGAGGCTGCAGAAAAAAGTGGTAGTTTGATTACGGCTGATCTGGCCTTGGAACAGGGGAAAGACGTCTTTGCGGTACCTGGTCCGGTTAACAGTGCCAATAGTGTTGGCACTAACAGATTATTAAAGCAAGGGGCACTTCTAGTCGAAGACGCTGATGATGTACTAAATCAATTGGGTTTCAGCAGCGGCCTGTGGAAGAATAATGCTCCGGGTAAAAAAGGAGTTCTACTTACCGCTGAGGAAGAAGAAATAATATCTTTGCTTTGCGGCGGACCAATACATCTTGAACAACTGGCGGGAGATATAGGCCATTCTATGGAACGTCTACAGTCGTTACTATTGTTTCTTGAAGTAAAGGGATTGGTTAAGAAGTTGCCAGGCAGTTATTATCAGGCGATTTAATAATTTTTAACAAATAGTTATAATTAACCTTATCCATGTTTATAATGATTAACGACATTTAATCGTAAGAATTTGAGGTGAAGATTTTTGGCAAAGACACTTATAATTGTGGAATCGCCGGCGAAGGCAAAAACAATTTCCAAGTTTCTAGGAAGAAATTATACAGTAAAGTCCTCCATGGGGCATGTTAGAGATCTACCGCGCAGTCAATTTGGTGTAGACGTTGAACAAAGGTTTGAACCTAAGTATATCACCATTCGCGGTAAGGGCGAGTTATTAAAAGAACTTCGTCAAGCTGCAGAGAAAAGCGACAATATTTTGCTGGCTCCTGACCCGGACAGAGAGGGAGAGGCAATTGCCTGGCATTTGGCCCATGCGTTAAAGATGGAAATAGATCAAAACTGTCGCATCCAATTTAATGAGATTACAAAAGGTGCCGTAACTAATGCAGTGAAACATCCTCGAAAAATTAATTTTGATTTGGTGGATGCTCAACAAGCTCGAAGAATTCTGGACCGGTTGGTTGGCTACAATCTTAGTCCTTTGCTGTGGAGAAAAGTCAAAAAAGGATTAAGTGCTGGTAGGGTGCAATCAGTGACAGTTAGATTAATATGTGACCGTGAAGAAGAAATTAACGAATTCGAACCAGAAGAATATTGGACACTAGATGGCGTTTTTCAAGTTAAGACAGAAAAGCTAGAAGCTAAGTTAGCAAAGCTTGAAGGTAAAAATATTGAAATAAAATCCAGGCAGGATATGGAGCGAGTGCTTGCCGAATTGCAGGATTGTACCTATATTGTTGACGATATTAAGAAGCGGGATAAAAAGCGTAATCCTGTTCCACCTTATACCACCAGTAGCTTACAACAGGATGCTTACCGGAAATTGAATTATACTGCCAGAAAAACAATGCGTATTGCTCAACAATTGTATGAAGGTATTAATATTGGCAAAGAAGGTGCTGTGGGTCTTGTTACTTACATTCGTACGGATTCTACGCGCATTGCAGAGTCTGCTCAACAAGAGGTCCGGGACTATATCAAGGAAAGGTATGGAAGTAGATATATTCCGGAACAACCGCGCCAATTTGGTAACAAAAAATCTGCTCAAAACGCTCACGAGGCTATCAGACCAACAGATATAGGGCGTGTTCCGAAAGAAATCAAAGAATATTTGTCTCGGGATCAATATCGTTTGTACACTTTGATTTGGAAAAGATTTTTAGCCAGCCAAATGAGCTCTGCTCTGCTAGAAAGCACTACTGTACTGATTTCCGGCGGAAAATATCTATTTAAGGCAACGGGGTCAATTATCAAATTTGCCGGCTTTATGGAAATCTACATTGACGATGATGAAAGCATTCAAGAAAAATATGACTTGCTGCCCGAGGTTAACATAGGGGCCAAGCTCGAATTAGACCAATTAATTGATAAACAGCATTTTACTCAACCGCCGCCGCGCTATAGTGAGGCATCTCTGGTTAAAACTCTTGAAGAATTGGGTATTGGTAGGCCAAGTACCTATGCACCTACTATAGAGACCATTATATCTCGGGGTTATGTGGCACGTGAGGAAAAGCAGTTTCACCCCACTGAACTTGGCCTAGTGGTAGTACAGCTTTTAAAGGAATACTTTCCCGATATAGTGGATGCTGAGTTCACGGCTAGTTTAGAAACAGAATTGGATGAGGTTGAGGAAGGTCATAGGGACTGGCGTGACGTGATGGAATATTTTTATGGCCCATTCAAAGAGTTGCTTGATAAGGCAGAAGAAGAAATGGGTCAGGTGGAAATAGAAGATGAGGTATCTGATGTTCTATGCGAGAAATGTGGCCGCAATATGGTAATAAAATTTGGTCGTTACGGCAAATTTTTGGCTTGTCCCGGGTTTCCCGATTGTCGAAACACAAAACCACTTTTGGAAGAAATCGGTGTCAAATGCCCCCTTTGCGAGGGTAAGATTGTGGGACGACGCAGTAAAAAAGGACGTAAATTCTTTGGCTGCAGTAATTACCCTGACTGCAATTTTATTTCCTGGGCAAAGCCGGTGGAAGAGCGCTGCCCGGAATGTAATACATATATGGTGGAAAAGCAATCAAAGAAACATGGAACAAGGGTAGAGTGTGGAAATAAAGAGTGTACTTATCGCCGTCAAGTCAAAAAACAGGCCGAACAGTAGGAGTTGGAATTTTATGCAAATTACCGTAGTAGGCGCTGGACTAGCAGGAAGCGAAGCGGCTTGGCAAATAGCGAAGAAACAAATTCATGTAAAATTAGTTGAAATGAGGCCGAAGAAAATGACTCCGGCTCATAAAACAGACTTTTTTGGAGAATTGGTTTGCAGCAATTCTTTAAGAGGTACGAGTTTAACCAATGCAGTAGGCTTACTAAAAGAAGAACTGCGGGAAATGGACTCTTTAATCATGGCATGTGCGGACAAACACAGGGTTCCCGCTGGTGGAGCGTTGGCTGTGGACCGGGAAGCCTTTGCTAAGGAAATAACTGATAGAATTTGGGGCAACCCGTTTATAGATGTAGACTTAAGTGAAGAAATGGAAGTGCCGAAAGGGCCGGTTATTATCGCCACCGGGCCCTTAACATCAGAAAAGATGGCGTCGGCAATAAGTGTGTTGACCGGCGAAGAATATTTATACTTTTATGACGCAGCAGCCCCGATTGTCGCGGCTGAGAGCATTGATTACCAAAAAGCATTCCGAGCATCACGGTATGATAAGGGCGATGCAGATTACATTAATTGTCCCCTTGATCAAGACGAATATGCTCAATTCCATCAAGAGTTAATCAGTGCTGAACTGGCGCCAGTTAAAGAGTTTGAAAAGGAACGCTTTTTTGAAGGGTGTATGCCGGTGGAGCAGCTAGCTAAACGAGGATATCAGACACTTTTATTTGGCCCGATGAAGCCGGTGGGGTTAGTTGACCCGAAGAGGGGTAAGGAACCTTTTGCAGTGGTACAACTGCGGCAGGACGATCGGGCGGCTACATTGTATAATATAGTTGGATTTCAAACACATCTTAAATGGCCCGACCAAAAACGGATTTTCCGCCTGATACCGGGACTTGAACAAGCAGAATTTGTTAGATACGGGGTAATGCACCGCAATACATTTGTCAATTCACCACGGTTACTTAAAGAAACCATGCAGATGAGCGAAAAAGAAGAAATTTTTTTTGCTGGGCAGATTACTGGTGTTGAAGGCTATGTGGAGTCCACGGCAAGTGGTTTAGTAGCAGGACTGAACGCGTCATTGTTTGTCAGTGGCAAATCATTGTTATCTTTTCCTCAGGATACCGCTATTGGTGCTTTATGTGCTTATGCATCGGAGGCCAACGCTAATAAATTTCAACCTATGAATATTAACTTTGGTTTATTACCGCCTTTAGGGGAAAAAATAAAACCAAAGTCACGTAAAAACGAAATGCTGGCAGAAAGAGCATTAGCCAGTCTGGCGCAATTTAAGGCAGCTAAAGCTTTAACCTTTTAGTCACTGTTATAATGCTTGTCAGAAGCTTGTGAATATGTTAACATAATAATGTTTAGCTGGAGGATTATAGGGATGACTAGCATGGAGGAGGCATTAGATGCCTTCCAAATTTATTTAAAGGTACATAAAAATTGTTCGCCACTGACTAATATTGCCTACCAAAAAGACATTTTTCAGTTCAATCTTTTTACGGCAGATATTCTTAATAAAGAGCCTTCCCAAGTCAGGCCCTCCGAAATTGATTATCGTATTATCAGGCAGTTTCTATCTTGGTTAATACGAGGCGGTTGCAAGAAGACTACAGCGGCAAGGAAATTGGCCGCATTACGTTCATTCTTCCGCTATTTGAATCAGGAACAAGTGGTTGAAACGAATCCGGTTTTAATGATAAAGACTCCGAAACAGGACAAAAAGCTGCCATCCTTTTTATATTATGAAGAGGTCATTGAACTTTTGAAAGCGCCGGATGAAAGAAATGCTCTCGGCATTAGGGACAAAGCCCTACTAGAATTCATCTATTCATCCGGAGCTAGGGTAAGTGAAGTGGCATTACTAAAGTTAGACTCCGTAGACGTTTCTTTGGGGTATGTTAGGGTTATGGGGAAAGGGGCTAAGGAGCGTTTAGTCCCTTTCGGCAGCAAAGCTGCAGATGCTATTTCTACTTATTTAAAAGAAGCCAGGCCTAAATTAACCCTTTCAAGGTCCGGAGCCCTATTCGTTAACTATCGAGGAGATGCGCTAACTGTCAGGGGTATGCATTACATCGTGGACAAGTACGTAAAACAATTGGCGTTAGCCAAAAAAGTTTCGCCACACACATTACGTCACTCATTTGCTACGCACATGCTGGATCAAGGGGCGGATTTACGTGTGGTTCAGGAACTGCTAGGACATATTAGTTTATCTACTACACAAATTTATACTCATGTGACCAAAAAACGGTTAAAAGAAGTATATCAAAACACTCATCCACGAGCGTAAGGGGGGGAATTATGTTTCACGCCACAACAATTGTTGCAGTTAAAAAAAATGGCATAGTGGCCATGGCCGGCGACGGTCAGGTAACCTTTGGTGATAAGACGGTCATGAAACATGGTGCAAAGAAACTTCGCCGTTTATACAATGGTCAAGTAATTGCCGGATTCGCAGGATCTGTAGCCGATGCGTTATCATTGTTTGATATGTTTGAGAAAAAGCTTGAAGAGTACTATGGAGATTTAATTAGAGCGGCAGTAGAAATGGCCAAAGAGTGGCGCACCGATAGGGTTCTTCGTAAGCTTGAGGCATTATTGTTGGTGTCAAATAAAGACAATCTTTTAATAATTTCCGGCACCGGTGAGATTATTGAACCTGACGATGATATTGCTGCTATTGGATCTGGCGGTGCATATGCATTGGCTGCTGCTAGGGCACTGGTTAACAATACCAATTTACCTGCTGATATTGTAGTGAAAGAAGCGTTATTGACAGCGGCGTCTATATGTGTGTTTACTAATGATAACATTACTGTGGAGCAGCTAAAGGGGGGACGCTAATGGAAAATTTGACGCCTCGGGAAATAGTTCGGGAATTGGACAGGTTTATAGTGGGGCAGTCGGAAGCTAAGCGATGTGTAGCGGTAGCTTTAAGAAACCGATATCGGCGTAAAAGATTGCCCGAAGATATGCAAGACGAAGTATTACCAAAAAATATCATAATGATTGGGCCTACCGGTGTAGGCAAGACGGAAATTGCTAGGCGGTTGGCCAAACTGGTAGGAGCACCTTTCATCAAAGTTGAGGCTAGTAAGTTTACCGAGGTAGGTTATGTTGGGCGAGATGTGGAATCCATGGTCCGCGACTTGGTGGACACAGCAATAAGGATGGTAAGAAATGAAAAAATTGGCAGTGTTCTATTTGAAGCAGAAAAGCTTGCTGAAGACCGCATCTTAGATATTATGGCCCCCATGCCGCAAAACGATAAGCAGGAGAGTAATCCGTTGGAATTTTTCTTTCCCAACAAAAACAAACAGGAAAGTCAAGGGGATGAACTATACCAGCAGAGACTAAAAAGGGCTGAAGAAAAAAGAGATATCCTGAAAGAAAAGTTGAAACGATGCGAAATGGAGGATGAAACCATTGAGGTGGAGGTAAGCGATACTCGCCCACAGATGCTGGAGGTTTTCTCCGGATCAGGCATGGAAGAGCTAGGTATTAATCTTCAGGACATTTTAGGTGGGATGATGCCTAAGAACAAAAAAAGACGTCGAGTTAAGGTTAGAGAAGCCAGACAGATTTTATCTCAGGAAGAGGCTCAGAAATTGATAGATGTTGAAGAAGTCAATAATGAGGCAATTCATAGAGTTGAGCAAGAAGGAATTGTGTTTCTGGATGAAATTGATAAAATTGCTGGAAAAGATAGTTCCCAGGGGCCCGATGTGTCTCGGGAGGGGGTACAGAGGGACATTTTGCCAATAGTGGAAGGGTCAACGATAATGACTAAGTACGGTGCGGTGAAGACTGACCATATTCTTTTCATTGCCGCTGGAGCTTTTCATGTTTCCAAACCTACCGATTTAATTCCAGAACTACAGGGACGTTTTCCCATTAGAGTGGAGCTGGAAAGCCTCGATCAGGAGGATTTTTGCAGAATTCTGACTGAACCGCATAACTCTTTAATCAAACAATACATAGCACTTCTGGAAGTAGAAGGAATAAAAATTAACTTTAAAGAAGATGCTATTGCTAGTATTGCTAGTATTGCTTTTCAAGTAAATACACGTATGGAAAATATCGGTGCGAGGCGCTTACATACAATTTTAGAAAAATTGTTGGAGGAAATTTCTTTTAATGCTCCGGAATTTGGTACCAAAGAAGTTGTTATTGACAGTGCATATGTGGAAAACAAACTTGCTGGTATCGTAAAGGATCAGGATTTAGCTAGATATATCTTATAGATTTTTTAGGGGGATAGATAAAAAAATGAAAACACTGTTAGAAAAAACACGAAACATTAATAAGTTGCTGCAAAAAGCAGCGGGGAACCCTGTTGATTTTGAGGAAATGGCGACGGTACTATCGGAAAACATTAATGCAAATTGTTATATCGTAGGGCGGCACGGAAAAATATTAGGATATACTTTTATGGAAGGGTTTTCTTGTGCCATTATGGAAGATATAGTTACCAAATCCGAACGTTTTCCGGAAGAATATAATGAAGAATTATTGAGAACGCATGAGACAAAAGCCAACTTCAACCAGATTGCCAATGCATGTATTTTTGAAGAAGACCAATGCCTTTTTAATAATAAGTTGGTCACCATTGTTCCAATTAACGGAGGCGGACAAAGGTTAGGCACATTGGTACTAGCAAAATTCAATGTCCAGTTTACTAATGAAGATTTAATCCTAGCTGAATATGGGGCAACGGTTGTAGGCATGGAAATATTAAGGTCAAAGGCGGAGAGAGTGGAAGAAGAAGCAAGGAAAAAGGCGGCAGTGCACATTGCCTTGGGAACACTTTCATATTCAGAGATGGAAGCCGTGGACCATATTTTTGAGGAACTTGATGGTAGCGAAGGGGTATTAGTTGCCAGTAAAATTGCCGACCGGGCGGGCATTACCCGTTCTGTAATTGTGAATGCTTTACGCAAGTTTGAAAGTGCCGGGGTGATTGAATCGAAATCATTGGGCATGAAGGGCACCTATATTAGGGTTTTGAATGATAATTTATTAAATGAAATCAAAAAATTGAAGCATTAAATTCTAACTCGACATTTTCAACAAACTTTTCAAACATTAGCTTGTGGCCGGCAGAAAATTTTGCTATACTTATACATGGTGTCTAAAACACACGCTTTCGGGATTTCTTCGGGGGTGCCTACAAAAGGTTCCGAAGAAAGACGAACGAAGCGGAGGAAGAAAACCAAGGGAGGAGGTGTAACCGTGGGTGTGATTTCCATGAAACAATTATTAGAATCCGGGGTTCACTTTGGTCATCAGACCAGGCGCTGGAATCCTAAAATGGCTAAGTATATTTTTACTGAGCGTAATGGGATTTACATTATTGATTTGCAGAAAACCGTCCGCATGATTGAAGATGCGTACAATTTTGTTCGCGAAATAGTTGCAGATGGACAAAGTGTTCTCTTTGTCGGAACTAAAAAGCAGGCACAAGAGTCCATTCGTGATGAATCCGAACGTTGTGGCATGTATTTTGTAAACCAGCGTTGGTTGGGTGGCATGCTCACTAATTTTAAGACTATTCGTCTGCGGGTTGATAGACTGCATGAATTAGAGCGCATGGAAGCTGAAGGCATGTGGGATGTACTGCCTAAAAAAGAAGTTTCTCATTTGAATGGAGAAAAAGAAAAACTGGAGCGGTTTCTCGGTGGTATTAAGGACATGAAAAAACTACCTGGAGCACTGTTCATTGTTGATCCACGCAAAGAAAAAATTGCGGTAGCTGAGGCTCGTCGTATCGGTATTCCAATAATTGCTATTGTTGATACCAACTGCGATCCCGATGAGATCGATTACGTTATTCCTGGAAATGACGATGCTATCAGAGCAGTAAAACTGTTAACCAGTAAAATGGCTGATGCCGTTATTGAAGGGTCCAACAGTGTTGAGACTGAAGAGAAAGCTGAAGCAGATAATGCGGCTAAGGCGGTAGCAGAATAATTACAGCCCCTCCTTAGGAGGGGCACTATTTTAATGTAGAGAAATGAATAATTTCCTCGGACAAGATAAGCGATTACCTCAATGCGCCTAAGGCGATGAAATCGATTTTCTTGCTAATCGGAAGGGAGGATACAAATGATATCTGCAAAACTTGTTAAGGAATTGCGCGAAAGTACCGGTGCTGGGATGATGGATTGCAAAAAGGCACTGCAAGAAACTAATGGTGACTTGGACAAGGCCGCTGAATTCTTGCGCGAAAAGGGTTTGGCTGCTGCTGCTAAAAAGGCTGGGCGCGTTGCTTCTGAAGGTGTTGTAGAGTCTTACATACATGGCAACGGTCGTATTGGCGTATTAGTAGAAATTAATTGCGAAACTGATTTCGTGGCTAAAACCGACGATTTTAAAGAAATGGCCAGGAACATTGCCATGCAAGTTGCGGCAGCTAATCCTATGTATGTCAAAAGAGAGGACGTACCTAAGGAGCAGGTTGACAAAGAACGATCAATATTGAAAAGTCAGGCCTTAAACGAAGGAAAACCTGAAAAAATTGTTGAAAAAATGGTGGAAGGGCGCTTGGACAAGTTTTTTAAGGAAATATGCTTGTTAGAGCAGGAGTATATCAGAGACCCAGACAAAACAGTAGGGGATCTGATTACTGAGAAAATTGCTACCATTGGTGAAAATATAAGTATTCGCCGTTTCTCCCGATTTGAGCTTGGGGAGGGCATGGAGAAAAAAGAAGATGATTTCGCTGCCGAAGTGCAAGCTATGACGCAGCAAAAAGGCTAAGAGCACACTCGTTTGTGCTCTTTTTTAAAAAAAATAATGGCCGAATGAAAGGATTTTACTTGTTCGTGTAGAAAGAATTATTGTCATAAATGGAGGTAGGCCATTGATGAATGAGCCGAAGTATAAGCGTGTGGTGTTGAAACTTAGCGGTGAGGCATTGGCTGGAGGTAACGAATACGGCATCAGTCAAGAGACCTTAAATTCCATTGCTAAGCAGGTTGAACAGGTGAAAGATGCTGGTGTTGATGTAGCAATTGTTGTTGGCGGTGGAAACATTTGGCGTGGGGTTGCCGGCAGCGCTAAGGGGATGGATAGGGCTACAGCAGACTATATGGGTATGCTTGCCACGGTGATTAATTCCTTAGCACTGCAAGATGCTCTTGAAAACCATGGTGTAGATACGCGGGTACAAACCGCCATCGAGATGAGACAGATAGCAGAACCGTATATACGTCGAAAGTCAATTAGACACATTGAAAAAGGTAGAGTCGTGATTTTTGCGGCGGGTACTGGTAATCCGTATTTCTCTACTGATACTACTGCCGCTTTGCGGGCTGCAGAAGTTGAGGCCGAAGTAATTTTGATGGCTAAAAAGGTAGACGGTGTATTTGATTCAGATCCGGTCCAAAACCCTGGTGCGAAAATGTATAAAGAGCTAAGTTATATTGAGGTTTTAAATAAGGGTCTAGGGGTTATGGATTCAACAGCTGCTTCGCTGTGTATGGATAATAAAATTCCGCTGATAGTTTTTAATCTCAACCAAGAAGGTAATATTTTGAAAGCTGTTATGGGTAAGGCCATAGGAACTTATGTAGGGAGGTAATCCTGGTGGTTGAAAAAATCGTAAATGATGCCAAAAACAGGATGGATGGTGCTATTGAGGTTTTAAAGGGCGAACTGTCAACTCTGCGTGCCGGAAGGGCTAACCCAGCTCTGTTGGACAAGATTCAAGTGGAATATTATGGAGTACCTACACCGTTAAATCAAGTAGGTAATATCTCTGCACCAGAACCCCGCTTGTTGTTGGTACAGCCGTGGGATAAAAGTATCATAGGGGAAATTGAAAAAGCTATCTTAAAATCTGACCTCGGTCTTAATCCAAACAACGATGGTAACGTAATTCGTATTGCTATTCCCCAGCTAACTCAAGAAAGACGGCAAGAACTAGTGAAATTTGTTAAGAAAAAGGGAGAAGAAGCTAAGGTTAGTGTGCGAAACGTTCGTCGAGATGCAAACGAGCAGCTGAAAAAGGAAGAAAAAAACGGTGACATTTCTGAAGATGACTTGCGTGGAACATTAGATGACGTACAGGAGACAACTAATAAACATATAGAAATGATTGACCAGGTTGTTGAACATAAAGAAGCAGAAGTGATGGAAGTTTAGCTATGGTGCATATCTCCACAGTCGTGGCAATGACTCTTGATGAAGCAGAAAAAATATTATACAATGAAGATGTGCGTGTCAAGATTGTCCGGGCTGAACCGAAAAAGAAGTCATCCGGTGAGGGTGAACTGCGTGTAATTCGGCAGAGAGAAATCGGTGACAATCTTCACGAACTTATAGTCTCATATGAAAGTTATTCTCACAATTGAATTGAAAGGAGGTGGCAGCAGATGGCTATTAAGATTACCGAAGAATGCTTAGCATGCGGTACTTGTGCCGATGAGTGTCCTGTAGGTGCTATTATGGAAGGAGATGACATCTTCTCCATTAACGGTGATGAGTGCACTGAGTGTGCCACTTGTTTAGAGTCCTGCCCAACTGGCGCAATTATTGAAGAATAATATCTCGAACCCCCTCTAAATGAGGGGGTTTCATTAAATATATGGAGTTGTCTGTTAATGGTAATCGCCTCTACCCAGAGGTTGTTTGAGGGGTGCTCCTTATGGTTAAATCCCTTTTATCAGAATGGATATGCTATATTAAAGATTAGGATGGCGTAATGGCTGATGGCACAAGGAGGAACTATTGTGTTGTTTTTTAAAAAAGACAAGGAATCGGCTACCCAAATCGGCCCTGAAAATTTGGACAGCAGTTTACTGCCTAGACATGTAGCAATTATTATGGATGGTAATGGTCGATGGGCCCACGAAAAAGGACTGCCCAGAGCAGCTGGTCACCGGGCAGGGGTTGAATCCCTACGAGTTGCAGTAGAAACTTGCCGTGAATTAGGGATTTCCTATCTTACAGTTTATGCGTTTTCTACGGAGAACTGGAAGAGGCCAAAAGAAGAAGTCAGTGTGCTGATGAATCTATTAGTGGAATATTTACGTAAAGAGTTGCAGGAACTTCACAAAAACGGTATTAAAATCAACCCTATTGGTAAACTGGATGCTTTGCCGAAGGAGGCCCGTCGCGAACTGGAAATTGCTAGAAAAAAAACCTACAGAAACGATAGATTAGTGCTTAATGTCGCTCTAAACTATGGAGGACGATTAGAAATTGTAGAAGCTGTTCAGGCTTTGGCGGCAGACGTGGTTAATAATAAAATTGACCTAAAGTCCATAGATGAAAATGTGTTCGAAAGTTATTTATACACCCGCAACATGCCGGACCCAGAGTTATTGATTCGTCCTTCCGGTGAGCTTAGAGTTTCAAATTTTTTGTTATGGCAATTGGCTTATACAGAATTTTGGATTACCGATATTTATTGGCCAGATTTTCGCAAACCCCATTTTTATAAGGCGCTGTTCGAGTTTCAAAACCGGGACCGCCGTTTTGGAGGTATTAAAGACCGGAGTGATGCGTAATGCTTATTAACAGAATAATTACAGCATTAATAGGAATTCCCTTAGTTATTGCTACAGTCTTCAGCGGTGAATTATTCGCGTTGGCCCTATTGGTTGTAGCTATTCTAGCCTTGAATGAGTGGCTAATATTGACTAAGAATATTTACCGAAGCTATCCATTGGCTGCCTTTACTAGCATGTTGGGTATTATCTTGTCGGCTTATTATGGTAATTTTGGTGCCATGTTCACTGCTTTGATTTTATCCTTATTTTTTACGTTAATAGTTATGCTTCGTTATTACCCTGATGTCGACATTGGCGGCTTAATGCTTAGTTACTTTGGTGCAGTCTACAGCGGTATCGCCATATCATCTGTTTATTTACTTCGTCAGCAATGGGGTGTTTGGGCGGTCGTAGGTTTGTTAACGTTGATTTGGGTTACTGATAGCGGCGCATATTTCATTGGCAGGACTTGGGGAAATAGGAAACTTGCGCCTCAAATAAGCCCCAAGAAAACCTGGGGCGGTTTTTTTGGTGGTTTAGGTAGCGCGTTGGCGGTAGGAATGGTGTTTACATCTCTTTGGCAAATTTCCTT is part of the Metallumcola ferriviriculae genome and harbors:
- the xerC gene encoding tyrosine recombinase XerC, with the protein product MTSMEEALDAFQIYLKVHKNCSPLTNIAYQKDIFQFNLFTADILNKEPSQVRPSEIDYRIIRQFLSWLIRGGCKKTTAARKLAALRSFFRYLNQEQVVETNPVLMIKTPKQDKKLPSFLYYEEVIELLKAPDERNALGIRDKALLEFIYSSGARVSEVALLKLDSVDVSLGYVRVMGKGAKERLVPFGSKAADAISTYLKEARPKLTLSRSGALFVNYRGDALTVRGMHYIVDKYVKQLALAKKVSPHTLRHSFATHMLDQGADLRVVQELLGHISLSTTQIYTHVTKKRLKEVYQNTHPRA
- the topA gene encoding type I DNA topoisomerase, producing the protein MAKTLIIVESPAKAKTISKFLGRNYTVKSSMGHVRDLPRSQFGVDVEQRFEPKYITIRGKGELLKELRQAAEKSDNILLAPDPDREGEAIAWHLAHALKMEIDQNCRIQFNEITKGAVTNAVKHPRKINFDLVDAQQARRILDRLVGYNLSPLLWRKVKKGLSAGRVQSVTVRLICDREEEINEFEPEEYWTLDGVFQVKTEKLEAKLAKLEGKNIEIKSRQDMERVLAELQDCTYIVDDIKKRDKKRNPVPPYTTSSLQQDAYRKLNYTARKTMRIAQQLYEGINIGKEGAVGLVTYIRTDSTRIAESAQQEVRDYIKERYGSRYIPEQPRQFGNKKSAQNAHEAIRPTDIGRVPKEIKEYLSRDQYRLYTLIWKRFLASQMSSALLESTTVLISGGKYLFKATGSIIKFAGFMEIYIDDDESIQEKYDLLPEVNIGAKLELDQLIDKQHFTQPPPRYSEASLVKTLEELGIGRPSTYAPTIETIISRGYVAREEKQFHPTELGLVVVQLLKEYFPDIVDAEFTASLETELDEVEEGHRDWRDVMEYFYGPFKELLDKAEEEMGQVEIEDEVSDVLCEKCGRNMVIKFGRYGKFLACPGFPDCRNTKPLLEEIGVKCPLCEGKIVGRRSKKGRKFFGCSNYPDCNFISWAKPVEERCPECNTYMVEKQSKKHGTRVECGNKECTYRRQVKKQAEQ
- the trmFO gene encoding methylenetetrahydrofolate--tRNA-(uracil(54)-C(5))-methyltransferase (FADH(2)-oxidizing) TrmFO; the protein is MQITVVGAGLAGSEAAWQIAKKQIHVKLVEMRPKKMTPAHKTDFFGELVCSNSLRGTSLTNAVGLLKEELREMDSLIMACADKHRVPAGGALAVDREAFAKEITDRIWGNPFIDVDLSEEMEVPKGPVIIATGPLTSEKMASAISVLTGEEYLYFYDAAAPIVAAESIDYQKAFRASRYDKGDADYINCPLDQDEYAQFHQELISAELAPVKEFEKERFFEGCMPVEQLAKRGYQTLLFGPMKPVGLVDPKRGKEPFAVVQLRQDDRAATLYNIVGFQTHLKWPDQKRIFRLIPGLEQAEFVRYGVMHRNTFVNSPRLLKETMQMSEKEEIFFAGQITGVEGYVESTASGLVAGLNASLFVSGKSLLSFPQDTAIGALCAYASEANANKFQPMNINFGLLPPLGEKIKPKSRKNEMLAERALASLAQFKAAKALTF
- the dprA gene encoding DNA-processing protein DprA encodes the protein MKDICWLGLSQVPGFGPRSLKQLLQEFSSVEELWTCSAELLRQTAISQAQIETFLQFRKNFDPHRETALLLENGIYFIHLDHPDYPERLTWLYDPPLVLYYRGDITILKDETIGVVGSRRATAYGAKVAYNLASDLASSGLVIVSGMARGIDTAAHKGALGAQGKTVAVLGSGVDICYPKQNKEIYQEICTKGLVISEFPPNTPPEARNFPIRNRVISGLSSGVVVVEAAEKSGSLITADLALEQGKDVFAVPGPVNSANSVGTNRLLKQGALLVEDADDVLNQLGFSSGLWKNNAPGKKGVLLTAEEEEIISLLCGGPIHLEQLAGDIGHSMERLQSLLLFLEVKGLVKKLPGSYYQAI
- the hslV gene encoding ATP-dependent protease subunit HslV; the encoded protein is MFHATTIVAVKKNGIVAMAGDGQVTFGDKTVMKHGAKKLRRLYNGQVIAGFAGSVADALSLFDMFEKKLEEYYGDLIRAAVEMAKEWRTDRVLRKLEALLLVSNKDNLLIISGTGEIIEPDDDIAAIGSGGAYALAAARALVNNTNLPADIVVKEALLTAASICVFTNDNITVEQLKGGR